From the genome of Fibrobacter sp. UWB5:
AGTGAAAATCTTATTCATAATCTAGCTCCTTCTGTTTTTCATTTTTTCAAAAAAAATTTGATCAAATGAGGTGTAACTTTATACCTATAATATACGCTAGATTTTTTCAAAAATCAATGTTTTTATTATACAAAAATTCGCTTTTTGTATCAAAATCAAAGATTTTTGTAGTAAATCATTACATCTTAATCTCTATATTATACACGCTGTATAATACAAAGAAATTAGGTGCAGAAGCACACCTAATTAACGTTTCGGGTTGTAATTGTTCATGAGCACCATGGCGACGGCAACGCAGAGCATCACCACGCTGCCGACAATGACTTGCTGGCGGTGGTTGTATTCGCGCTTGACGTAGCTGGGATTCTCTTCGTTGAGTTCCTGGAGGGTCGGGCCCTGGTTCAACTTGGTCGAGTCGACGCCGTACGTTTCCGCGATTTCTTCGTCGGTCATGTTCAGCGTACTGACGTAAGCGCTGTCGTACTTGTCGAGCTTGTCTGCGGCAAAAGACGCCCCTGCGGACAGGAGCGCTATAACCACAACAAGAACGAACTTTCTCATTATTCCTTCGCGAGCTTGTCGAGGATCTGGTTCACGAGGCCCGGGTTGGCCTTGCCGCCGGACTTGCGCATGGTCATACCGACCAAGAAGCCCTTCAGAGCAACCTTGCCCGCCTTGAATTCGGCGAACTGGGCAGCGTTTTCGGCGCAGACGGCACGGACCACTTCTTCGATGGCTCCGGTGTCGGTCACCTGCACGAGGCCCTTTTCCTTCACGATAGCTTCAGGATCCTTGCCAGTTTCAAACATTTCGGCGAAGACCGTCTTTGCAATCTTACCGTTGATGGTGTTGTCGGCAATCAGGTTCACGAGCTTGCACAGGTCTTCGGGCTTGATCTTGAGGGCGCTGAGGCCGCCTTCCAGTTCCTTCACCTTGGCGAGGAGTTCAGTAATCACCCAGTTGGCCAAGACCTTGCCGTTCTTGCAGTTCTTGGCGGCGGTGTCGTACCATTCGCTCACGTCGCGGTCTTCGGTGAGCACCATGGCGTCGTATTCGGAAACACCGAAGTCGTCCATGAAGCGCTTGCGGCGGGCATCCGGCAGTTCCGGAAGCGTGCGGCGGATTTCTTCGACAAAGGCCGGGTCGGTCACGAGGCGGACCATGTCCGGTTCCGGGAAGTACTTGTAGTCGTGAGCGTCTTCCTTGCTGCGGATGACGATGGTCTTGTCCGCGTTGGGGTCGTAACGCTTGGTGCACTGTTCCACTTCCTTGCCGGCATCGAGCGTCGATGCCTGGAGGTTCATTTCGCAGTAGAGAGCCTTTTCAAGGTTCGTGAAGCTGTTCAAGTTCTTGATTTCAGCACGGATACCGAACGGAGCGTCTTCGCTGGCACGCAGAGAGATGTTGCCGTCGCAGCGCATGTTGCCGTTTTCCATGTTGGCGTTGGAAACGCGGGTGTATTCGAGAGTCTGCTTGATCTTCTTGAGGACCAGCACGGCTTCTTCGGGGCTACGGATATCCGGTTCGGTCACGATTTCGCAGAGCGGAGTGCCGCAGCGGTTCGCGTCGAAATGGGAATCGGTGGGGCTCATGTCGTGGATGAGCTTACCGGCATCTTCTTCCATGTGAATACGGGTAATGCCCACGCGCTTCTTGGTGCCGTCTTCCTTCACGATTTCGAGCCAGCCGTTCTTGCAAATCGGGTGGTCGTACACCGGAAGTCCGCCCGTCTGGGTAATCTGGTAGCCCTTCGGAAGGTCCGGGTAGAAGTAGTTCTTGCGGGTCCACATGGCGTTCAGGTCGATTTCGCAGTTCAGGGCAAGGCCCAGGCGAATCGCGTATTCCACCGCCTTCTTGTTCGGCACGGGCATGGCACCCGGCATACCGAGGCAAACGGGACAAACGTGCTTGTTCGGGGTCGTATTCACTTCGATTTCGCAGCCGCAGAACATCTTGGTTTTAGTCGCGAGCTGACAATGGATTTCAAGACCGATAACAGGACAATAATTGGACATAAAAACTCCGTATTATTTTACGGCATACAAAATAGAAAAAAGACAGGCTAAACAGCAGGAATTTTGAGTTTTTAGCCCTTAAAATCAGCTATTGCAATTTCCTATGTTTTTACTATTTTATCGCCATGCGTTTTGAAGTTCACCCTGTAAATCCGCAAGCGAGAATCGTGAAGCTTGCCGCTGCCGCCCTCGAAGACGACGGTCTTGTTCTCTACCCCACTGAATCTGGTTACGCGATTGGCTGCAACGCCGAATCGCCCAAGGCAATCCACAAGCTTTATGCCCTCAAGAAGCCGATGAAGAAATTCTTCATGGCGCTCATCATCCCGGACATCCGTAAGGCCACCGATTACGCCCGCGTTGACAACTTTGCATTCAACATCATGAAGCCGCGCGTGCCTGGGCCGTACACCTTTATTTTGCCCGCTGACCCGCACATCGCCCGCCGCCTGGACGTCAAGCGCCCCGAAATTGGCGTGAGAATGCCGACGCACCCGTTCTTCAAGGAACTTTTCCAACATTTCGACAAGCCGATTCTGAGCACGGCCGCCAAGCTCACCGAAGAAGACATGTACGAGCCGGATGACATCTGGAAGACCTTCGAGCATTCCGTCGACATGATGGTCGACTGCGGCCCCATCGAAATCAATCCGACCAACATCATCAGTTTGATTGGGGATCAAGTCGAAGTCATCCGTGGCGATTTGCTGGATCCGTAAAAAAGGGGGAAGCCTCCCCCTGGTTCGCACTTCGTTGCTCTCCACCCTCTCGCCTAGGGGCTTAGCCCCTAAAACCCCAAAAGCCACACGGATTAGAAATGCCTAACGGCATTTTTTTCGTCACACGAATTCGATTTTGCTAACGCAAAATCTGTTTTCGATTGTCTTGCCGGGCTTGACCCGGCATCTCCTTTGATGCGTGCTAAAAAAGTCCTCACCAATTGAAAATGCCCACGGCTCCAGAAAGTAAACGAAACTTGGCAACTTGTTGCCTTAGTTGAGTTATGCTCTATGAGTATAAGCTCGCCTCGCTCACATGGATTCGGCCTTCGGCCTCTAATGTTCGCTCGCCGACGTACTTTCCTCCGCTATCCTCAGCAGTTACTCTTATTCTGTCTTCCCGGCGAAGGCCGGGCGGACAGCACTTAGCACTTTTAGTGCTTAGTGCGCATGGCCACCAAGGTGGGATCTCCTTTCCCTGCCGGAAAAAAGGATTAGTAATCCTTTACGCAACGAATGCTATAAGGGATATGTTTTCCAATATGATCATCATCCCCAAGCCAAACACTTTGCTCAGTAATGGTGACCGCGAATGTTCCAATTTTACTAGATTCCTT
Proteins encoded in this window:
- the gatB gene encoding Asp-tRNA(Asn)/Glu-tRNA(Gln) amidotransferase subunit GatB, encoding MSNYCPVIGLEIHCQLATKTKMFCGCEIEVNTTPNKHVCPVCLGMPGAMPVPNKKAVEYAIRLGLALNCEIDLNAMWTRKNYFYPDLPKGYQITQTGGLPVYDHPICKNGWLEIVKEDGTKKRVGITRIHMEEDAGKLIHDMSPTDSHFDANRCGTPLCEIVTEPDIRSPEEAVLVLKKIKQTLEYTRVSNANMENGNMRCDGNISLRASEDAPFGIRAEIKNLNSFTNLEKALYCEMNLQASTLDAGKEVEQCTKRYDPNADKTIVIRSKEDAHDYKYFPEPDMVRLVTDPAFVEEIRRTLPELPDARRKRFMDDFGVSEYDAMVLTEDRDVSEWYDTAAKNCKNGKVLANWVITELLAKVKELEGGLSALKIKPEDLCKLVNLIADNTINGKIAKTVFAEMFETGKDPEAIVKEKGLVQVTDTGAIEEVVRAVCAENAAQFAEFKAGKVALKGFLVGMTMRKSGGKANPGLVNQILDKLAKE
- a CDS encoding L-threonylcarbamoyladenylate synthase, translated to MRFEVHPVNPQARIVKLAAAALEDDGLVLYPTESGYAIGCNAESPKAIHKLYALKKPMKKFFMALIIPDIRKATDYARVDNFAFNIMKPRVPGPYTFILPADPHIARRLDVKRPEIGVRMPTHPFFKELFQHFDKPILSTAAKLTEEDMYEPDDIWKTFEHSVDMMVDCGPIEINPTNIISLIGDQVEVIRGDLLDP